A DNA window from Halomicrobium mukohataei DSM 12286 contains the following coding sequences:
- a CDS encoding cold-shock protein: MATGTVDFFNDTGGYGFIETEDADDDVFFHMEDVGGPDLEEGQEIEFDIEQADKGPRATNVTRL, translated from the coding sequence ATGGCAACCGGTACTGTTGATTTCTTCAACGACACGGGCGGTTACGGCTTTATCGAAACTGAGGACGCTGACGACGACGTGTTCTTCCACATGGAAGACGTGGGCGGCCCGGACCTCGAAGAAGGCCAGGAGATCGAATTCGACATCGAACAGGCCGACAAAGGCCCCCGCGCGACGAACGTCACCCGACTGTAA